From the genome of Myxococcaceae bacterium JPH2, one region includes:
- a CDS encoding helix-turn-helix transcriptional regulator, which translates to MHSRHALLAQIGTDIARFQDASAAFDAAVGEVLALGRAELALLAQVHFGGPTPLSAVPRGTDVQRLELAGYVRREVAGSGKRLVLTEHAREWIETIWGPLREEGFRAMASLADADLKAIAGLMSTVRGVQDRHAARVARLLHAPGGSGAARRRGGLSAAALHRVQLFIEAHLARSIRVEELARHSGLSVFYFTRAFRQSMAMTPHAYVQQRRVERARELLRRTSRSLGDIALEVGFSSQSHFTTVFRRVTGLTPAVTRRGGG; encoded by the coding sequence ATGCACTCCCGCCATGCCCTCCTCGCACAGATAGGCACCGACATCGCGCGCTTCCAGGACGCCTCAGCGGCCTTCGACGCGGCCGTGGGCGAGGTGCTCGCACTGGGCCGCGCGGAGCTGGCGCTCCTGGCGCAGGTTCACTTCGGAGGCCCCACGCCCTTGAGCGCGGTGCCTCGGGGCACCGACGTGCAGCGGCTCGAACTCGCGGGCTACGTTCGACGGGAGGTCGCGGGGAGTGGCAAGCGGCTCGTGCTGACCGAGCACGCTCGGGAATGGATTGAGACCATCTGGGGCCCGCTGCGCGAGGAGGGGTTCCGCGCGATGGCGTCGCTGGCGGATGCGGACCTGAAGGCCATCGCGGGGCTCATGAGCACGGTGCGTGGCGTCCAGGACCGGCACGCCGCCCGGGTCGCCAGACTCCTCCATGCGCCCGGAGGCTCCGGGGCCGCTCGGCGCCGTGGAGGGCTCTCCGCCGCCGCGCTGCATCGGGTGCAGCTCTTCATCGAGGCCCATCTGGCGCGGAGCATCCGCGTGGAGGAGCTGGCTCGCCACTCGGGCTTGAGCGTCTTCTATTTCACCCGAGCGTTCCGGCAGTCCATGGCGATGACGCCTCACGCCTACGTGCAGCAACGACGGGTGGAGCGCGCACGGGAGCTGCTGCGCCGCACCTCGCGCTCGCTGGGAGATATCGCGCTCGAGGTTGGCTTCAGCTCGCAGAGCCACTTCACCACCGTCTTCCGGCGGGTGACGGGACTGACTCCCGCCGTCACGCGACGGGGAGGTGGATGA
- a CDS encoding nuclear transport factor 2 family protein, with product MKLSLLLLTCLVAAPSLAQQSPPDTRAAKQQVQAVVNDFRDAIIQKDTKKFLGLFLREDVIWQSVHSDELLQKLRQKNPNANKVGINPKQNPRSFIEDIAAESKRSEEKFTHVRIDTDGTIASVSFEFTFNLDDRVVNRGQESWHLVNTGNGWKIVSVIWSNN from the coding sequence ATGAAGCTGTCCTTGCTGTTGCTCACCTGCCTCGTCGCAGCGCCTTCGTTGGCCCAGCAGAGCCCCCCGGACACCCGCGCCGCGAAGCAACAAGTCCAGGCCGTGGTGAATGACTTCCGGGACGCCATCATCCAGAAGGACACGAAGAAGTTCCTCGGCCTGTTCCTCCGCGAGGACGTCATCTGGCAGTCCGTGCACTCGGACGAGTTGCTGCAGAAGCTCCGTCAGAAGAACCCCAACGCGAACAAGGTGGGCATCAACCCGAAGCAGAACCCCAGGTCGTTCATCGAGGACATCGCGGCGGAGTCCAAGCGCTCCGAGGAGAAGTTCACCCACGTCCGCATCGACACGGACGGCACCATCGCCTCGGTCTCCTTCGAGTTCACCTTCAACCTGGACGACCGCGTCGTGAATCGCGGCCAGGAGAGCTGGCACCTGGTGAACACCGGCAACGGCTGGAAGATTGTCTCGGTCATCTGGTCCAACAACTAG
- a CDS encoding DUF1772 domain-containing protein — translation MMNMKLSAVELILWLLVLNLGISFGAGLYEHRIVVPRWLDAEGAHWFAEAARRDNVGLRFWAFVSTGPLTLLTVASFALAFQSTGPLRVWWLAAASMVLVDRLLTFSYFIPTMMRLMQASDSSDAVATAMLWSRLNHLRHVLVAVAWLCSLQALTWMRASKLGQSS, via the coding sequence ATGATGAACATGAAGCTGTCGGCCGTGGAACTCATCTTGTGGCTTCTCGTGCTCAACCTCGGCATCTCGTTTGGAGCGGGGCTCTATGAGCATCGCATCGTGGTCCCCAGGTGGCTCGACGCCGAGGGGGCGCACTGGTTCGCGGAGGCAGCGAGGCGCGACAACGTGGGGCTGCGCTTCTGGGCCTTCGTCAGCACAGGCCCTTTGACGTTGCTCACCGTGGCGAGCTTCGCCCTCGCATTTCAATCCACGGGACCGCTACGCGTCTGGTGGCTCGCGGCCGCCTCGATGGTGCTCGTGGACCGACTCCTCACCTTCTCGTACTTCATCCCCACGATGATGCGGCTGATGCAAGCCTCCGATTCCTCCGACGCCGTGGCGACCGCGATGCTGTGGAGCCGACTGAACCACCTGCGCCATGTCCTGGTCGCCGTTGCATGGCTCTGTTCGCTCCAGGCCCTGACGTGGATGAGAGCGAGCAAGCTCGGCCAATCTTCCTGA
- a CDS encoding glycosyltransferase, translating into MRICLVSKELSPFFGGGIGTYVTLMSRAFADAGHEVHVLTAALPGLERAPELLPGVHVHTVAELEPGYAGAFPFPPLRHAMAAYTLLQTLHARHPFDLIEFPEYEGEGYFALRARRTLGQFATAVLAVRLHTPTHEVQRFNRVTTLDMDAAQQEFMEDCSVRDADLLLSPTQSLLDLVRARLGLGDKGVVVPYPFPTRSFAQATPRPRATPPRVLYFGRLEYRKGVQHLIEAMQTLFARGLQAEVQLVGGDTRTGPFGRSMREWLERRIAPEWKHRFLFEPPRPRAELASAIAEATVCCFPSLWENFPNVCLEAMSAGCLVVGSDAGGMAEVIEDGRSGLLFRSGDSAHLAEVLERALTTPSLQQAVRDTAPARIADYCQPARIVQQVEAAVAAHPPRLPVLRTTPKARQDAPRVSFLVPYFNMGQYLPETLRSIRAQTFTDYEIILVDDGSTDPRSRALLETLDAPDLRIISKRNGGLSSARNAGLREARGHYVLPLDPDDLIQPTFLEKAVAVMEGSRDFAFVTSLVSYFIDDPTRVVGGWVPWGVERDALWVFNVASTCTALMERRHVEEVGGYDEWLTAYEDWDVFCSLAERGLSGTVIPEPLFQYRLRPDSMTRTTLVNDRYAVMAYLYQKHPSLALHPARSLRILQGEAHKQQQLAARATTPAKPLLHQVADRVNEALKQRLEPIHPALRRTAKWLLRSAPEDSRPLRYQLMEKVKRLKPPRE; encoded by the coding sequence TTGCGCATCTGCCTCGTATCCAAAGAGCTCTCGCCATTCTTCGGGGGCGGCATCGGCACCTACGTCACCCTCATGAGTCGGGCCTTCGCGGACGCGGGGCATGAGGTCCATGTCCTCACGGCGGCACTCCCAGGGCTCGAACGGGCGCCTGAGCTGCTCCCCGGTGTGCACGTCCACACCGTCGCGGAGCTGGAGCCCGGGTATGCGGGCGCCTTTCCCTTTCCGCCGCTGCGGCACGCCATGGCGGCGTACACCTTGTTGCAGACGCTGCACGCGCGGCACCCCTTCGACCTCATCGAGTTCCCCGAGTACGAGGGCGAGGGGTACTTCGCCTTGCGAGCCCGGCGGACGTTGGGCCAGTTCGCCACCGCGGTGCTCGCGGTTCGTCTCCACACTCCCACGCACGAAGTCCAGCGCTTCAACCGCGTCACCACGCTGGACATGGATGCCGCCCAGCAGGAGTTCATGGAGGACTGCTCCGTTCGGGATGCGGACCTCCTGCTGTCTCCCACCCAGTCGCTCCTCGACCTGGTGCGGGCTCGGCTGGGCCTTGGGGACAAAGGCGTGGTGGTGCCTTATCCGTTCCCCACGAGATCCTTCGCGCAGGCAACTCCACGCCCACGAGCCACTCCTCCGCGCGTGCTGTACTTCGGACGGCTCGAATACCGGAAGGGCGTGCAGCACCTCATCGAGGCGATGCAGACGCTCTTCGCGCGAGGGCTCCAGGCTGAAGTCCAGCTCGTGGGAGGAGACACACGAACAGGGCCGTTCGGACGCTCGATGCGCGAGTGGTTGGAGCGCCGCATCGCGCCCGAATGGAAGCATCGCTTCCTCTTTGAACCTCCACGCCCGCGCGCCGAACTCGCATCCGCCATCGCGGAGGCGACGGTGTGCTGCTTCCCCTCGCTCTGGGAGAACTTCCCCAACGTATGCCTGGAGGCCATGAGCGCCGGATGCCTGGTGGTGGGCAGCGACGCCGGCGGCATGGCGGAGGTCATCGAGGATGGCCGCAGTGGCCTCTTGTTCAGGTCAGGGGATTCGGCGCACCTGGCGGAGGTCCTGGAGCGGGCGCTGACCACGCCCTCGCTGCAGCAGGCCGTGCGCGACACCGCGCCCGCGCGAATCGCTGATTACTGCCAGCCTGCTCGCATCGTGCAGCAGGTGGAAGCCGCCGTCGCGGCGCATCCTCCGCGCCTCCCCGTGCTTCGCACGACGCCCAAGGCCAGGCAGGACGCGCCGCGCGTCTCCTTCCTGGTGCCCTATTTCAACATGGGGCAATACCTGCCGGAGACGTTGCGCTCCATCCGCGCGCAGACCTTCACGGACTACGAGATCATCCTCGTGGATGATGGCTCCACGGACCCGCGGAGCCGCGCGCTGTTGGAGACGCTGGACGCACCCGACCTGCGCATCATCTCGAAGCGGAATGGAGGGCTCAGCTCCGCTCGGAACGCAGGGCTGCGCGAGGCGCGCGGACACTACGTCCTTCCCTTGGACCCGGATGACCTCATCCAGCCTACCTTCCTGGAGAAGGCCGTCGCTGTCATGGAGGGCTCGCGAGACTTCGCCTTCGTGACGTCACTGGTCTCCTACTTCATCGACGACCCGACTCGAGTCGTGGGCGGCTGGGTGCCCTGGGGCGTCGAGCGGGATGCCCTCTGGGTGTTCAACGTGGCCTCCACCTGCACCGCGCTGATGGAGCGAAGGCACGTGGAGGAGGTTGGCGGTTACGACGAGTGGCTCACGGCCTATGAAGACTGGGATGTCTTCTGTTCGCTCGCTGAGCGCGGGCTCTCGGGCACGGTCATTCCGGAGCCCCTCTTCCAGTACCGGTTGCGCCCGGACTCGATGACGCGCACGACGCTCGTGAATGACCGCTACGCGGTGATGGCGTACCTGTACCAGAAGCATCCTTCGCTGGCCCTTCATCCCGCGCGCTCCCTGCGCATCCTCCAGGGCGAGGCGCACAAGCAGCAGCAGTTGGCGGCTCGCGCCACAACGCCCGCCAAGCCGCTGCTGCACCAGGTCGCGGACCGCGTGAACGAGGCCCTCAAGCAGCGACTGGAGCCCATCCACCCAGCGCTGCGGCGAACCGCGAAGTGGCTCCTGCGGTCGGCGCCCGAGGACTCTCGTCCCCTGCGCTACCAGCTCATGGAGAAGGTCAAGCGCCTCAAGCCGCCCCGCGAATAG
- a CDS encoding alkylphosphonate utilization protein encodes MSALPPCPKCNSAYTYEDGSLYVCPECAHEWSTAAAVEVGEEKREVRDAYGNLLQDGDSVTVIKDLKVKGSSTVVKVGTKVRNIRLVDGDHDIDCKIDGIGAMGLKSEFVKKA; translated from the coding sequence ATGAGCGCGCTGCCTCCCTGTCCGAAGTGCAACTCCGCCTACACGTACGAAGACGGCAGTCTCTACGTCTGCCCGGAGTGCGCGCATGAGTGGTCGACAGCCGCCGCCGTCGAGGTTGGAGAAGAGAAGCGCGAGGTGCGGGACGCCTACGGCAACCTGTTGCAAGACGGCGACAGCGTCACCGTCATCAAGGACTTGAAGGTCAAGGGCTCGTCGACAGTGGTCAAGGTCGGCACCAAGGTCCGAAACATCCGCCTCGTCGACGGTGACCACGACATCGACTGCAAGATCGACGGCATCGGTGCGATGGGGCTCAAGTCGGAGTTCGTGAAGAAGGCGTAG